From the genome of Kryptolebias marmoratus isolate JLee-2015 linkage group LG19, ASM164957v2, whole genome shotgun sequence, one region includes:
- the selenoi gene encoding ethanolaminephosphotransferase 1 isoform X1: MALYEYVTQEQLAGFDKYKYSAVDTNPLSVYIMHPFWNFLVKFLPTWLAPNLITFTGFMFLVLNFLMLAFFDFDFTASSAGHEHVPSWVWVAAGLFNFLAYTLDGVDGKQARRTNSSTPLGELFDHGLDSWACVFFVATVYSIFGRGESGVSVAILYYILWVVLFSFILSHWEKYNTGILFLPWGYDISQVTISLVYLVTAVVGVETWYQPAVWSFLYRDLFIFMIVACSFTVALPMSLYNVLKAHRSNTLKHSSLYEALLPFLSPVLLFLLSTAWVVFSPSNILDLQPRIYYLMVGTAFANVTCKLIVCQMSNTRCQPLNWMLLPMTAVVLLAVTGVLSNETTLLYLWTAAVILAHIHYGISVVQQLSGHFNIFAFSLKKPSRDUQEEERIGLTVAEV; this comes from the exons TACAGCGCCGTGGACACAAATCCCCTGTCCGTCTACATTATGCATCCTTTCTGGAACTTTTTAGTGAAG TTTCTACCGACATGGCTGGCTCCAAACCTCATTACATTCACAGGATTTATGTTCCTCGTCTTGAACTTCCTCATGTTGGCCTTCTTCGACTTTGACTTCACTGCCTCTT CTGCAGGACATGAACACGTGCCCAGCTGGGTCTGGGTTGCTGCAGGCCTCTTCAACTTCTTAGCCTACACACTCG ACGGCGTCGACGGTAAGCAGGCTCGCCGCACCAACTCCTCCACGCCACTAGGGGAGCTCTTCGACCACGGTCTGGACAGCTGGGCGTGCGTGTTTTTCGTGGCCACCGTGTACTCCATATTTGGGCGCGGGGAGAGCGGCGTGAGTGTGGCCATACTCTATTACATACTGTGGGTGGTGCTGTTCTCCTTCATCCTGTCCCACTGGGAGAAATACAACACCGGCATCTTGTTCCTGCCGTGGGGATACGACATCAGCCAAGTT ACAATCTCACTTGTTTACCTGGTCACTGCTGTGGTGGGTGTAGAAACCTGGTACCAACCAGCCGTTTGGAGCTTCCTTTATCGAGATCTGTTCATCTTTATGATCGTGG CTTGTTCCTTTACCGTGGCATTACCCATGAGCCTCTACAATGTCCTGAA GGCTCACCGGAGTAACACTCTGAAGCACAGCAGTCTGTACGAAGCCTTGCTGCCTTTCCTTTCGcccgtcctcctcttcctcttgtcCACCGCTTGGGTCGTCTTCTCCCCGTCCAACATCCTGGATCTGCAGCCCAGGATCTACTACCTCATGGTGGGGACGGCTTTTGCCAACGTCACT tgtaaGCTGATCGTGTGTCAGATGAGTAACACGCGTTGCCAGCCGCTGAACTGGATGCTGCTGCCCATGACCGCCGTGGTGCTGTTAGCCGTGACGGGGGTCCTCTCCAACGAGACGACGCTGCTTTATCTGTGGACAGCTGCTGTCATCCTGGCACACATACACTACGGCATATCAGTG GTACAACAGCTCAGCGGCCATTTTAACATCTTCGCCTTCTCCCTGAAGAAGCCCAGCCGCGACTGACAGGAGGAGGAACGAATCGGCTTGACGGTAGCAGAGGTTTAA
- the selenoi gene encoding ethanolaminephosphotransferase 1 isoform X2, with translation MALYEYVTQEQLAGFDKYKYSAVDTNPLSVYIMHPFWNFLVKFLPTWLAPNLITFTGFMFLVLNFLMLAFFDFDFTASSAGHEHVPSWVWVAAGLFNFLAYTLDGVDGKQARRTNSSTPLGELFDHGLDSWACVFFVATVYSIFGRGESGVSVAILYYILWVVLFSFILSHWEKYNTGILFLPWGYDISQVTISLVYLVTAVVGVETWYQPAVWSFLYRDLFIFMIVACSFTVALPMSLYNVLKAHRSNTLKHSSLYEALLPFLSPVLLFLLSTAWVVFSPSNILDLQPRIYYLMVGTAFANVTCKLIVCQMSNTRCQPLNWMLLPMTAVVLLAVTGVLSNETTLLYLWTAAVILAHIHYGISVVQQLSGHFNIFAFSLKKPSRD, from the exons TACAGCGCCGTGGACACAAATCCCCTGTCCGTCTACATTATGCATCCTTTCTGGAACTTTTTAGTGAAG TTTCTACCGACATGGCTGGCTCCAAACCTCATTACATTCACAGGATTTATGTTCCTCGTCTTGAACTTCCTCATGTTGGCCTTCTTCGACTTTGACTTCACTGCCTCTT CTGCAGGACATGAACACGTGCCCAGCTGGGTCTGGGTTGCTGCAGGCCTCTTCAACTTCTTAGCCTACACACTCG ACGGCGTCGACGGTAAGCAGGCTCGCCGCACCAACTCCTCCACGCCACTAGGGGAGCTCTTCGACCACGGTCTGGACAGCTGGGCGTGCGTGTTTTTCGTGGCCACCGTGTACTCCATATTTGGGCGCGGGGAGAGCGGCGTGAGTGTGGCCATACTCTATTACATACTGTGGGTGGTGCTGTTCTCCTTCATCCTGTCCCACTGGGAGAAATACAACACCGGCATCTTGTTCCTGCCGTGGGGATACGACATCAGCCAAGTT ACAATCTCACTTGTTTACCTGGTCACTGCTGTGGTGGGTGTAGAAACCTGGTACCAACCAGCCGTTTGGAGCTTCCTTTATCGAGATCTGTTCATCTTTATGATCGTGG CTTGTTCCTTTACCGTGGCATTACCCATGAGCCTCTACAATGTCCTGAA GGCTCACCGGAGTAACACTCTGAAGCACAGCAGTCTGTACGAAGCCTTGCTGCCTTTCCTTTCGcccgtcctcctcttcctcttgtcCACCGCTTGGGTCGTCTTCTCCCCGTCCAACATCCTGGATCTGCAGCCCAGGATCTACTACCTCATGGTGGGGACGGCTTTTGCCAACGTCACT tgtaaGCTGATCGTGTGTCAGATGAGTAACACGCGTTGCCAGCCGCTGAACTGGATGCTGCTGCCCATGACCGCCGTGGTGCTGTTAGCCGTGACGGGGGTCCTCTCCAACGAGACGACGCTGCTTTATCTGTGGACAGCTGCTGTCATCCTGGCACACATACACTACGGCATATCAGTG GTACAACAGCTCAGCGGCCATTTTAACATCTTCGCCTTCTCCCTGAAGAAGCCCAGCCGCGACTGA